tgcggcctatatacgggggcggcctatatccgagccaatacggtacatcagCACACTTGTTAAGCTGTAACACATCAACACACTTGTTAAGCTgtaacatacacataaaatacctCATTTACTAAATTACTATTACTCTAGATGAAGCTGTAGGGAGTAATCTGTACTCTTAACAACAATACTTAGATCTGGTAGACTAGAACGCATCTAATTCAGTTGTTTTGGTTCTATAGAATGCCTAACTTTATATTTTAGCTTTGTAGGTTCATTCACTCCATAGAATAGGACAATCTAAAACTTTTAGATGTTCCATAAAGGTGTCGGGTCAGTGTTCTTATTCATTTTGGAAAAATGCATAACAAAGTAATCACAGAGTAATTTAAAATGCTTTCTTCTATAGTAGGGATGTGAAGTACATTATACTGTCACTTTACACACGCATATCATTTTACAACGctatatattcttttataatTTAACTATTAATACAATACGCTTTGGTTTTTCTTCTCACAGACAAAACTGTTTACCTGCAATTAAGGAATTCGTTTGGTTGAATATTTGTGAGATTTGTGGATCTTTTcaatttttcttcttcctcccagGCTTTTATTGCTATTTCCTTTACTCTCTTCTTAAAATCTAAGCATCCAGATTCGGTGCCATATTGCAACCTTTCCACGGATAATCTATGCACCGAAGGAAGCGTTGCAATTGCATTCGGAATAGACAAGTAGCTTGGATCTTGACTTCTCCGTCTTAAAGAGCTACTACGTCCTTTGTAAAGGCCGGAAGTTGATGGCTCATAACTCATTCTTGGTAATGCATTTGGAGGTCTTGATGTAGAGACTATCCTTGTTAAATCTGTTTTGCTAAAGGGTACATAGTTTTTACCTttatttcctgaaaaaaaatattaataataaaacaggaTATGCACAAAATCATGTAAAACGCTTTACTTCCAGAGTCAAATGAGTGAATAATGCTTTTAAACTTTGGAGAAGGAGAAGTTTGTTGATGAACACAATTAAAGCCCCCTTATTGGTGGTTATTAGTTCTATTTTGTTCAGTAAGTAAAGTAGTAGATTTTTTGGTAACACATTTGCACTTTTGGAGCTATTGTTTCTGGACACATGTGAAGTAGTATGTCATagtgtttgtatttattaagtGAAGCAATCCACTCATCAGGGCAGCAGCCACTCTTATGGCCTAATGGTGTGGGCAGATCAGTCTCCCCGGTGAGCTGCTGCTTAAAaggttggttggggagatcagaaacCACGTTTCCCATGTAACTAGCCCATTTACATTATGGAGGGCTGGACTTAGCCACAAACTCATGAGTTCTTCAAAATATGATGTGACGCCCCAGTGTACATCTCAGATGATGCATGGCATGAAACAAATCCATGTTCTAGGTAGGCAACTGGGAGCATCCAGGGTTCCTGCTCTGGGTCAGAAATAAGGCAGCACACACCAAACTCACCACTAACTTCACTGCCTCCTCATTTCCTGTTTTGAACATCACACAATAGTACTAGCGACATGTTGATAAAGGCTGGATCTTACCTGTGTTACTTAGTCTTTCCGAAGTCTGCTGTGGGAGGTTGAAAAACTTGAGCAGGTGGTTAGAGGACATTGGTATTGGCAAAGTCGTTCTTGAGTTTTCTTGTTCGTTGAATTCAGTTTTTGATAAAGTATCATTGTTTGGCTTCTAGGCATgtaacataaacatatataattaaaattagtATGTATTTTCTAAGCGATATTTATacttctatatttttttcctggacCTTGCTGGTAAAATGGGCAATGGGGTTTCTATTTGAGGCATCAAAGTGGCAAATCATAAAAGTACCTTAATCTTCCACTCTTCCACTAAAAAGAGTGAGACAACAAGGAAGGCAACATATCTTTACAGAACGTAAGCttaatttttgtcatttttcatGACTTGTCATAGCTCAATGATGGCTTGTTCTATAATTTTGTATTGCAGGCCATCATCAGGCTACATACAGCTAAAGACAGCTTATATtagcattaaaattaaaatcattACCTTGGAAACACTCGATATTCTTGAAGTGGAAACAGACTTAAGTTTCTCAAGATTCCCTTCAATCTTGCTTTGTGTATGCTTtatgtggttgtcatttagtaacTTCATATTTTCGAAAGAACTTGTGAGTTTCTTCAACTAAAAAAagtagttgattagatcatgtCGAGGGCATTACTTTGCAAAAACTTTTCTTAGTGAAATAAAACATCTAGAGGGATATTTAATATAAGGATTGAAACAATTTACTGGTATAAAATGAAGGCTTGGTTTTCCATTTCTAACTGTAGGCAGCTGCCTAGGTGTTCGTCTGCCTTTTGCATGCCTGTTAATGTCTAACTAGCTTAATGTACAATTCATTATTACCTAATCTATGTATGTAGTGCAGATAATATGGACAAGAATTTCCTCTTACCACACCTCACACATCAATAGCTTGTGTCCCTCACCTATTGTCCACTCATTATGCTACCCAGGACAACTTGTGAGAATTAACATAGCATCATCACAAGATGAGGACCTTAGCTTGACTAAGTCATGGTAAGTTAAGAATGACAAATAGCATAcaattatatacatgtatattaaaatgGTCATTGAATTCTGAGGTAAAGAAAATCTGTAGAGTGAGCTACAACATATTTAACTGTGGAATCTAACACAGATATATCTTAGGTGACTCAGTTGTCACCAAAGTTTATGAAACCTAAGTTTGGTTCTGATGGACCGGGCAAATGTGTTGTTCTCCTAGTTAGCTACAGTTCTGACTAGTTTTGAGGTCATGTTGGCTCAATAATTTTTCTCATATGTTCATCTGCTCTGGAATTGTTCCCACAATATGCTGGAGCAATTAACTGTTTTGAGGGTCACTCTTTACATATATGTGTCATGTTCTATGTAAAACTGGTTGTGTCTTGGAGAATAGGCAAAACAAGAGGAGGATATTCCCTGACTTATGACTTATGGGAAATTATATCTCTTCCAAACTTAATAGATTCTGCCATTTTATATTAGTGAAAATGTCCATTTTTGCAAACTGTAGGGACGTCTGTAgaacaataatatatttctagACAGTTCCAGGATCTTTGGCTGCTTTAGTTCGCCGTGAACAGAAAGGGCAAAGTGGAATTGTAGTCAGATCTTCTGAATCATTTACCtgcaaacatttgaaatacacaaCAAATCCTATAATTAGTGCGCCAAAATGAATTTCCCAAAGCTTCaaaattcatacaaaaaaagaaatgatttgcATTTAGTTTCTTCAAAAAGCTGAGCAACTCTGAATACGGCACAAATCCCCAAATGAAGCCTCCAACCCATATGCTAAAAAAACCCATTTTACTACCCCTTCATACAAACGCACACTCCTTCCTCTAGGGCCCTGTACTAATGCCTGTAGAATACCTAAATCTTGTCTTAAGAATTGAGCAAGTTGGGGGCAACCATGTCGTCAGCTCAGATGGCTGCTCTTTTCCAGGCGATTACAAGTCATTAAATCGGCCGCATCAAAGCAAATTGACTACAAATTTTCATTGAAGATTTGTATTGAACTCGAGTAAGAGTTTCGCGGGGCCCAACCTTTAATGCTACGCGTGAATAAAAAAGTTATGGCGTGAGCTTTTATTGAATATTCCCTTGAATATTGCTATAATTGAGAAGCCTCTAAGTTAAACTTATATTAGCTCACAGACCTAAGAACAAAAGTTAAAGTTATGGCACAATTATCCCTGCTAATTTGGGCAGAAGAGAGAGATAAGCGTTCAGCTCCTATTTCTGAACACAAATATTCTTGCACTTGATGCACGTTTTGCTGACAAGCAGCTCGGCATCAGCTGACGCTTGTAAGCGAAACACACATCGGGTGCAAAGTTTTCaccaaaatgaataaataatatatgttaaataatacTCACTTGAAGTGATTCTCTAACAATGGAggctctcagggtttttgcttttttgcctTTAATCCAGTCTGCTCTAATATTGCTCATGTCTGCAGGGTTCTTTTTGGTGTCCATGTAGTTCAAATCTGTATTCAAGGGATGTAGTAGGAGGACATTGGTGCTAAGAAGACCAGTGCACTCTACATTATGACCTAGGAGAAGTTGGAATATTCCTCatgataaaaggaaaaatatttatcatttttaacaTGTAGTGTGACATAAATGTGCATATGTAACAAAGGACCAAACAGATGTCTTCTCATAAAAGTGGTTACTGTATGTATCTGTTGAGGTTACCAATAAAGTGGTGAAGCTGAGGAATTGTTTCAAAAACCACCAATTATAGGTTTCTAAAAAGTCAATACCATATTTAAACAATGGAATTGTGATCACTCTaccattgtgtttttctttatagtttTACAGGCATTTTCTCCATCTAATATGTGAAATTAACCACTGATCCCTTCAGACATTAGGTGTCTGTGTATGAAAGAGAAGGGGGACCTGCCtcagtatttttttcatatcagCAATGAATAGGGATATTTGAAGTGATGGATAAGCATGATGTGAGGAGGGctgtaaataaagaaaaggaaaaaaataagtgaaattaaatgaaaagggTACAAAAGCCTTTTGCTAACTAGAAATGTAATGGACATGCCTCTTTATGCAATTTTAATTAGAAGATGATCTGCCACTTCCCAAAGACATTTAGTGTGAGCACAGTTACATCATGTCTGTCAGTGAAGGGCAAGCTCTGCTGACCCCTGCCGTCAGAACGGAGATCAAGCTGTCAGAATACAACCTTCTCCCTGCCAAAAATATCTCTTAACCGAGTCGGTTGGGGTATCAAATTGCCTTAacctttctaaataaataaacacatactAAGCCATTCCAATACTGGCCACTTGGCAACCCTAGTTACGCTTTAGATCTACATTTACTCCCTTCCTTGTAGACGGTTACTTAGTGGCTTCACTAACAGGTCTGCAACGGAATTGAATAACTGCCAGTGGCCAAAGCCATTTAAGCAGTTTGCTTAGTCCATACAGATGCCATAATGTTGATAGCGTTGGTACGGTTTATACAAACTATTTGAAGTCAATGGGTTCTTCTGAGATCTCTTATATTGTAATTTAGACATACCGGTAATTATTTAAGGCCAACGGCCACTGAATGAAGTATATAGGGTTGCGCTCTTAtactggcccaccaggcatttgttggaccaattcagttactaGAAATATCACAGTGGTAAACATATGTTTCGTCAGAGCTGGCAACTGAATTAAAGCGCTGCATACTCAAAGattaacaaaacacagcatGGTGCCAttgaagaaagagaaaagaaattgCTCCGTTGGATGTAGCAGACAATTAACTGATGTTTTCCTCACATAACAGAAAACATTTCTGCATCTATAATATAAAACGTACAGCTGATGTCAACTAAGGATTATTTAGCATTATGTAAATAGTGATTGCTATCTCAGTTCAATAGACCTATGACCAATCTGGTATGGATCCGGTATCTGCTAATGATGAATTACTCTCTGCGCTGAAGAGGAATCTTAATTTGAAATACCATCCATGATTGTGTAAAAATTAACATTTGAATAAGGATGCAATTATTGTCATTTACTGCGCTTAAAAAGTTAAGTCCATTTGGCTGGGCAATGCTTTGGATCTGACCCAGGAGGCACTCCAATCACCCCCATTTAGCTCACTGATGGCATCTATGGCGAGCCCTGGGACCTGATGTTATTCTTTAGCCTTGCATTTTAAGTATGCGTGGCTCTGAGTTTGTTTACTGTGGAGGTTATGCTGGATAGGTTATGCAGCAATAGGGCTGCCTTCCCCCTGCTGAAACTACTGCTCTAGGCCTAGTGTTGGGTTCCCTGCTTACCTTCTTCAAGGGGCTCACTGAGGCCTACACAGACTTGAAGCTGTCATAAAAAACTAAGCCCGCCATTGTCTCCAGGGCTAAGTGCCATTTCTCTGGAGCGTAAACACACTGACCTGAGCACTGATTTCAGTGGCAGGCGAGTCGTTGAATTGCACTGTTTGTAGACTTTTAATAACATGCATATGACTCGAGCTCTGAGTGTGAATGGGAACAAATAACAAGACATCCTGGGCTATGTGTTTCTCTATTTGCTGGCTTCTTCCTGGGCCTACTTAATTATCACTGTGTCAACAACCATTGCTTTCAATGCAATATTTTCAGTGCAATGCCCCCCCTGTCTCCCATAAATAAACAAAGGGCATACACGTTCTCATTGTTACAGAAATTACATTTCTGCACAAGAGCCAAAGGGTCTACAGAATTTACCTCAGGTTATCGGAAAAATACTGGTTATTTCTGCATATCACCAAGGCCCCAGCTCCaagcttcctgattggctgcaatctcaaatcagccaatcacatgagaTATTATAAAGTCAAAGGACGAAGCAGCATGGCTTCCTAATTAGGTTTAAAAATGAGGGCTTAGCCATAACAAAACCAAGATAAATATGAGAATGATATCTGCCAGGGCTGTCAATGCATATGCTGAATTCCATAATGAACCCTTAAATATTTTACGGAAGCACATTTTTACTTACATTTCTGCctagctatataaatataattatatacagtacatgcttTGGCTGCATGTTTCAGACATGAAAGTTTCAGGCTATTCTCCGAATAGATAGTCTTATGATAGCGTGAGCTTCTCTGAGAATGAACTCTTGAAGCTGCATTGCTTGTAAATATGCTAAAGAAACTTTAAGGACAAATCGACCTTCTGCAAAGTAGGCCAACCTCAGCACTCCCCAGCCATATGTGTGATTCATTATCTGTGTGGTTGCACTGTCAGAAGGCTTCAGAAACGAGGTGGACACGCTGACCTAGGTGCCAGCACTCATATCCCTGACTAATGCAAGCAACGAAAGCAGTGCTGTACGCGCAGACAGAGTGCTGAGTCCATGTGTCATGGGGGTGCTCGTCCTGACTCAATATGTCAACACATATCCGGAAAACAAAATCTCTTCAGAAAACAATTAAACCCAGAAGAGCTGCAGTAGCAATGATTAAACAGTTTGATGATATTGCACTGGAAccataaaaaatacagatttcatTCTCTAAAATATGTTTGAGACGCACATTTTTCAGATTAATTTGGATTTTTAGCTAATCGTTTGAAATTGTTTAAAATTTAAagctgcgttttttttttaccaatctcGATTTAAAATACAGTATGACAAGATATAAACTGACTATATAGTTTTGAAACAAGTTTTTGCATTTGTTACATGTATAAATTATTCAAGTTATTTAAACACATAATACATCATTACCATCCTATGTTATACCAGACATTAAGCCAACACCTACCCCCAAATGTGTTTCACCTGTAAGCCATCACATACCTTTTCCGTGGGGAACAAGAGAACGCCTCTACCGGCTCTAATCCACATTAAATCACTGTAAATTCTCCAGTATTGTTGACTCCCCCTCTGTCATTTACCCTACAACTATAAAATATACGCTTTCGCGTCAGTAATTAATTCAAGATCTTTGATCTTCGTTCTATACGGACCTGTTAGTTTGATTTGTGGCACATAATAGGATTATCTTTACCTGGTAGGTTTTTACTTGACAAGCGGTTGAAGGGACAACAGTATTTAACAAAATTgtgatattttctatttttataatctGAATGTGTTATGTTCATCACGCACTTTGCATATCATTAAGAATATTTAATGTTTCCTGTCTTGGAAAGCCAAGATTCAGTGATTGATTTTCACACTTTTAAGATGGAAATAAGCagctcattttattttaaccaaattGTGTTAACTGATATAAAATGCACCTCTCACAAACTGCTAGGTTATGCATAATGCATTATGTAAATATGGTACATGCAAATAACACGTTCAAACGCAAGAATCATCCTTAACATATCTTCTTGTTTCCTACCAACAATGGGACGTTAAGATGTGATGGCCATAGCAGTCTTCCGATAAATCAGCTCATAGtatccttatttatttttagtatttttttttttctaataacaaGAACACTTATGTCAACGATGTCATACTACTTAGTACTAGTCGAACATACATTGCTAGGTAATCATATGTAGCCGATAAGTCAATACAAGGCGCTTCGATGTTTCAGTTGAATCGAAATGTTGGAGTGaattgtcttttattttatgCGTGTTGAAGAAATGATATGGATTCTGTTATACACAGTACTGAAAATTACCATGAATTCTAGAGGTATTTGTGCAATAGAATGGCAGAcagcattattgttattattattgtattatttatcgATTTACGTAGCGCCGTGATATTCCGCcgctctgtacaatgggcaaataggacataacaagtagtgcatcacataaccaTGAAGACGGGTGTATAGAAAGGATTGGGTCAAGGTTTTTATATTGTGTAAGTTCTAATTTCTTGTTGTTGTGACAGGTTAATGGTGAATCTTCTGCAAATGGTCCACACTCTAGTGCTTGGATGTTCTGTTTCTGTGTTATGCTTCTGGAGTTGCTGTTACCAGCTTTATATCTATTACGGTCGTTTGGCTTGTTTGCTAAACTGTGCTTGTGTGTTTAATGAACTTTGCTAATGATTGCCACCTGCCTTTTCACTCCAAAGCTGTCTAATCACCCTGTCTGGTGTTCTGGATATACCTTGGCACTGACATTAACATCTTGTTACACAAATTAAAGTGTcatataatacaaaatgttCTGCTCCAGGCCACCATGAATAGTAGAACCTGCCTGATATATATTGGTAGTCGGGAATTCCTTGAATATTCTAGCAGTATGTTTGGATATGTGGACTAAGGACTGCATACGTCATTATTCTCGGTGGAGCCTGCATTTCTAGCTgacttaaatataataataataataaaaatacaaaaatattgtacagTTTTTAGAAGCTTTCCAAATTTTCTCCTGTGAAATGAAGTGTATTTTTTATGCTTATTATAGATGTTGGGTATTTTCCGTTAAGCGATGATGGCATTACCAGCCTTTGCTGGTACAAGGCCTTCAGATGAATGTAATGAGGCGTTCTCAGGGCTGATATGCGCGTGTTTCAGCATGAGCAGAATAAAGAAATGATGGATTGAAAACCTTGAATAATGCGACTGTGTTTGTGTCCTTATTGTGGAAGGCAACAAGTAGACCATACAAATCCAAGGCCTCGCTATTGTTTAATAACCTTAGTCTGTCAGAACCCTGTCATTACAAGGaaccaaacatattttattccaGCAACGGCAAAATGGAATTTGATATAGAGATACGTTTGACAAGAAATTCAATTTGTGTGACGTTATGGATGTGTGGCTGTTGTGTGCCAGTTTATCCTTTCAGAACCAACTGTGTCTTCTCAACCCTGGACAACAAcgaagaaaatgaaaaagaagtaGGCTGGATACAAATAAGTCTCTTGTTACTTTCATGTAAAATCTAGTAGTTGCAAATAGACCTTAGGAAGTATGGACATCAATTTGTCAACAGTACTTTAAGGTCACTGTAAAAGTTCATCATGTCAAAGTTGGAAATGGCTTTGTTTCTGCCTCCATGTTGTTATCTCACACAATTTAGGATAATTAAATAGCATTTAGCTGTTGTAAGTATGAGTATTGAATGCAATAATCCATGGCACTGTTTTCCACTCTGTAAAACCGGCTTTGGAGGCACTGGCGAGTATCTGGAAG
The nucleotide sequence above comes from Spea bombifrons isolate aSpeBom1 chromosome 10, aSpeBom1.2.pri, whole genome shotgun sequence. Encoded proteins:
- the C10H16orf78 gene encoding uncharacterized protein C16orf78 homolog, with protein sequence MSYEPSTSGLYKGRSSSLRRRSQDPSYLSIPNAIATLPSVHRLSVERLQYGTESGCLDFKKRVKEIAIKAWEEEEKLKRSTNLTNIQPNEFLNCRYLRLSKNNIATLLQQCKDSGSQIDIHPHMKDTDIDINALIFPEKQNTVSFTDTSRP